From one Octopus sinensis unplaced genomic scaffold, ASM634580v1 Contig16050, whole genome shotgun sequence genomic stretch:
- the LOC115230647 gene encoding uncharacterized protein LOC115230647 — MNKIPTVIKKYKSVDSVLDENKDVHYSTKFLTCLEPPGSPQHKPFLKVGVPIMFLRNLDPSKLCNGTRLIVKTLPPNMTEGTIINGCSSGEEAFIPRIPIKPTDMSFEIKRTQFPVRLDFAMSINKVQGQSLKSTGLLFSWSTTLCRLLQGLFVYAPNQKTKNVVFPEALP; from the coding sequence atgaataagattcCAACAGTCATTAAGAAGTACAAATCAGTTGATTCAGTCCTTGATGAAAATAAAGATGTCCATTACTCAACAAAGTTCCTAACTTGTCTTGAGCCACCTGGATCTCCACAACATAAACCTTTTCTGAAGGTAGGAGTCCCAATAATGtttctaagaaatttagatcctTCTAAATTATGCAATGGGACAAGGTTGATTGTGAAGACACTACCACCTAACATGACGGAAGGTACCATCATCAATGGATGTTCCTCTGGGGAAGAAGCCTTCATTCCAAGAATTCCAATCAAACCAACAGACATGTCATTTGAGATCAAAAGAACACAATTCCCAGTGCGACTTGACTTTGCAATGTCTATTAATAAGGTTCAAGGTCAGTCTTTGAAATCTACTGGTTTGCTTTTCTCATGGTCAACTACTTTATGTCGGTTGCTCCAGGGCTTATTTGTCTATGctccaaaccagaaaacaaagaatgttgtTTTCCCAGAAGCTCTTCCGTAA